In a single window of the Novosphingobium sp. IK01 genome:
- a CDS encoding TonB-dependent receptor — protein sequence MIAIINRGRFFKEATLLASSALLAIGTAAHAAPDAEAAPGDEAVAPAPAEGETTAPELVVTGHADDAIQTVQRTPASITSLSGEKLAQQGISTIRELGNIVPNLFQQRTSVSYLNAVFSIRGVGEFDPQGEPSVPIYVDGVYIPKVLGSQQELLDIERLEVARGPQGQSFGHSAEGGTISITTTVPDKERKFKAQLAYGNYNDVRAGIAASGPLGGDFYGGVALSYHRRDGFDRNVTVGRDVNTVNYLAGRIKLRYAPGDRLDVILTISGVHDRSTVRGVQDALRGNTNAYNQVYPWNRYDQLSASLAVRYAFNDRLTLSSLTSAYGFYQHAFYDNTGDYYARTSQLVTYKDRAYQEDLKLEGDSGIAHFTAGLYLFREEWYTNRRAIMAANAPVNPAALLYQPVYAQIQQNTDNIAPYAQAALALTPRATLTLGLRYNWERHSQANSLSWLVDSASHTATPSNILQVINNTPVGPPIWSTGNLHDSWDTWAPRIAFDYRFSSNVRGYVTRSEGTKSGGYDYRAQSAATGLRQASTPFNPERAINYEGGIKTEWAGGRLRANLSGFYIDFRNIQVTALDPVAQISRRFNAGRGKSHGIEFEGTAIPVQGLQLDFNASWLKARLDRYDGTVTSVTYANGVRLYSSPRAGNALPNSPEWQARFAATWQVPVRMPGRWSLGGDVNYQSSSYSAITNNFSDLVPAQTYFNAALSYTTANEAWAFTLSGRNLANKRYAQGVGYVAASATGEALYRSTNYNDPRTVLFTVTWKK from the coding sequence ATGATCGCGATCATCAACAGGGGGCGTTTTTTCAAGGAGGCAACTCTTCTGGCGTCGAGCGCGCTGCTGGCCATCGGCACGGCAGCGCACGCCGCGCCGGACGCAGAAGCCGCGCCGGGTGATGAAGCGGTCGCTCCCGCTCCGGCAGAAGGTGAAACCACCGCGCCCGAACTGGTGGTAACCGGCCACGCCGACGATGCCATCCAGACCGTCCAGCGCACGCCCGCCTCGATCACCAGCCTCTCGGGCGAGAAGCTGGCCCAGCAGGGCATCTCCACGATCCGCGAACTGGGCAATATCGTGCCCAACCTGTTCCAGCAGCGCACGTCGGTTTCGTACCTCAACGCGGTGTTCTCGATCCGCGGGGTCGGCGAATTCGACCCGCAGGGCGAGCCTTCGGTGCCGATCTATGTCGACGGGGTCTATATTCCCAAAGTGCTCGGCTCGCAGCAGGAACTGCTCGACATCGAGCGCCTCGAAGTGGCGCGCGGGCCGCAGGGGCAGTCGTTCGGCCACAGCGCCGAGGGCGGCACGATTTCGATCACCACGACCGTTCCCGACAAGGAGCGCAAGTTCAAGGCCCAGCTGGCCTATGGCAACTACAACGACGTGCGCGCGGGCATTGCCGCCTCGGGGCCGCTGGGCGGCGATTTCTATGGCGGGGTGGCGCTGTCCTATCACCGCCGCGACGGCTTTGACCGTAACGTGACCGTGGGCAGGGACGTGAACACCGTCAACTATCTGGCCGGGCGGATCAAGCTGCGCTACGCGCCCGGCGACCGGCTCGACGTGATCCTCACGATCTCAGGCGTGCACGACCGTTCGACCGTGCGCGGGGTGCAGGACGCGCTGCGCGGCAACACCAATGCCTACAACCAGGTCTATCCGTGGAACCGCTATGACCAGCTCTCGGCCAGCCTCGCGGTGCGCTATGCGTTCAACGACAGGCTCACGCTCTCGTCGCTGACATCGGCCTACGGGTTCTACCAGCACGCGTTCTATGACAATACCGGGGACTATTACGCGCGCACCAGCCAGCTCGTCACCTACAAGGACCGCGCCTATCAGGAAGACCTGAAGCTTGAAGGCGACAGCGGGATCGCCCACTTCACCGCCGGGCTCTACCTGTTCCGCGAGGAGTGGTACACCAACCGCCGCGCCATCATGGCCGCCAATGCCCCGGTCAATCCGGCGGCCCTGCTCTACCAGCCGGTCTATGCGCAGATCCAGCAGAACACCGACAATATCGCCCCTTACGCGCAGGCCGCCCTCGCGCTGACGCCGCGGGCCACGCTGACCCTGGGCCTGCGCTACAACTGGGAACGCCACAGCCAGGCCAACAGCCTTTCGTGGCTGGTCGACAGCGCCAGCCACACCGCCACCCCGTCCAACATCCTGCAAGTGATCAACAACACCCCCGTCGGCCCGCCGATCTGGTCGACCGGCAATCTCCACGACAGCTGGGACACCTGGGCCCCGCGCATCGCCTTCGACTATCGCTTCTCGTCGAACGTGCGCGGCTATGTCACGCGCTCGGAAGGGACCAAGTCGGGCGGCTACGACTATCGCGCCCAGTCGGCGGCGACCGGGCTGCGCCAGGCCTCCACCCCGTTCAACCCCGAACGCGCGATCAACTATGAAGGCGGCATCAAGACCGAATGGGCGGGCGGGCGCCTGCGCGCCAACCTTTCGGGCTTCTACATCGATTTCCGCAACATTCAGGTGACCGCGCTCGATCCGGTCGCGCAGATCTCCCGCCGCTTCAACGCCGGGCGCGGCAAGAGCCACGGGATCGAGTTCGAGGGCACGGCGATCCCGGTTCAGGGGCTCCAGCTCGATTTCAACGCCAGCTGGCTCAAGGCCCGGCTCGACCGCTACGACGGCACAGTCACCAGCGTCACGTATGCCAATGGCGTGCGGCTCTACAGCAGCCCGCGCGCGGGCAATGCCCTGCCCAACAGCCCCGAATGGCAGGCGCGGTTTGCCGCGACATGGCAGGTGCCGGTCAGGATGCCGGGCCGCTGGTCGCTGGGCGGCGATGTCAACTACCAGAGCAGCAGCTACAGCGCGATCACCAACAACTTCTCCGATCTCGTCCCCGCGCAGACCTATTTCAACGCCGCGCTCAGCTACACCACCGCCAACGAGGCCTGGGCCTTCACGCTCTCGGGCCGGAATCTGGCCAACAAGCGCTATGCGCAAGGGGTCGGCTATGTCGCCGCGAGTGCGACCGGCGAGGCGCTCTATCGCTCGACCAACTACAACGATCCGCGCACGGTGCTCTTCACGGTGACGTGGAAGAAGTAG
- the metF gene encoding methylenetetrahydrofolate reductase [NAD(P)H], whose translation MTRYDQMREARTALDTPLFAGLPGDIRVSFEFFPPKTDALMAQLWDVVETLAPLRPEFVSVTYGAGGSTRDRTHDTVARIIREARLPAAAHLTCVDATKDEIRAVAEAYWEAGVRHIVALRGDMGAPGVPFTPHPQGYANAAELVAGLKAIAPFDISVAAYPECHPDSASVEADIDNLKRKIDAGASRAISQFFFEPETFFRFQDRLAAAGIDAPVLPGILPVSNFAQTRKFAAACGAALPQWLESLFSGLDKHPASRQLVAATVSAEFCRRLYAGGVRDFHFYTLNRAELSYAICHLLGRRPQGETPQENAA comes from the coding sequence ATGACCCGCTACGACCAGATGCGCGAGGCCCGCACCGCGCTCGACACCCCGCTTTTCGCCGGCCTTCCCGGCGACATCCGGGTGAGCTTCGAGTTCTTCCCGCCCAAGACCGACGCGCTGATGGCGCAGCTGTGGGACGTGGTCGAGACGCTGGCCCCGCTGCGCCCCGAATTCGTTTCGGTGACCTATGGCGCGGGCGGCTCGACCCGCGACCGCACGCACGACACTGTCGCCCGCATCATCCGCGAGGCACGCCTGCCCGCCGCCGCGCACCTGACCTGCGTGGACGCCACCAAGGACGAGATCCGCGCCGTGGCCGAAGCCTATTGGGAGGCTGGCGTGCGCCACATTGTCGCGCTGCGCGGCGACATGGGCGCGCCGGGCGTGCCCTTCACGCCCCACCCGCAAGGCTATGCCAATGCCGCCGAGCTGGTCGCGGGCCTCAAGGCGATTGCCCCGTTCGACATTTCGGTTGCCGCCTATCCCGAATGCCACCCGGATTCGGCGAGTGTCGAGGCCGACATCGACAACCTCAAGCGCAAGATCGACGCGGGCGCGAGCCGGGCGATCAGCCAGTTCTTCTTCGAGCCGGAAACCTTCTTCCGCTTTCAGGACCGTCTGGCCGCTGCGGGCATCGACGCGCCGGTGCTGCCGGGCATCCTGCCGGTCTCCAACTTTGCCCAGACGCGCAAGTTTGCCGCCGCCTGCGGCGCGGCGCTGCCGCAGTGGCTGGAGAGCCTGTTTTCCGGGCTCGACAAGCACCCGGCCTCGCGCCAACTCGTCGCCGCGACCGTTTCGGCGGAATTCTGCCGCCGCCTCTATGCGGGTGGCGTGCGCGATTTCCACTTCTACACGCTCAACCGCGCCGAGTTGAGCTATGCCATCTGCCACCTGCTGGGCCGCCGCCCGCAGGGTGAAACGCCCCAGGAGAACGCGGCATGA
- a CDS encoding aspartate kinase — protein sequence MARIVMKFGGTSMAGTERIRRVARIVQRQQAAGHEVAVVVSAMAGETDRLVNFCREASALYDPAEYDVVVASGEQVTSGLLAMHLQALGCKARSWLGWQLPVRTDDAFSKARIEGIDSDALLASMASGEVAVIPGFQGVTADKRITTLGRGGSDTSAVAVAAAIGADRCDIYTDVDGVYTTDPRIVAKARKLKAVTYEEMLELASVGSKVLQTRSVSLAMKEGVRVQVLSSFIDDDAPAADTIPGTMIVADEELEGYEMERQLITGIAADKNEAKITLTRIADRPGAVASIFAPLAEANINVDMIIQNVAKDKGETDVTFTCPQADLARTQALLEECKEQIGWYRMIADSKVAKVSVVGVGMRAHAGVASTMFKSLADRGINIQAISTSEIKVSVLIDSDEVELAVRVLHSAYGLDAQ from the coding sequence TTGGCCCGGATCGTGATGAAATTCGGCGGCACCTCGATGGCCGGAACCGAGCGAATCCGCCGTGTCGCCCGGATCGTACAGCGCCAGCAGGCCGCCGGCCATGAAGTGGCGGTGGTGGTCTCGGCGATGGCCGGGGAGACCGACCGTCTCGTCAACTTCTGCCGCGAGGCCAGCGCGCTCTACGACCCGGCGGAATACGACGTGGTCGTCGCCAGCGGCGAGCAGGTGACCTCGGGCCTTCTGGCGATGCACCTTCAGGCGCTGGGCTGCAAGGCGCGCTCGTGGCTGGGCTGGCAATTGCCGGTCCGAACCGACGACGCCTTCTCCAAGGCGCGCATCGAGGGCATCGATTCCGACGCCCTGCTGGCCTCGATGGCCAGCGGCGAAGTGGCCGTGATCCCCGGTTTCCAGGGCGTGACCGCCGACAAGCGGATCACCACGCTGGGCCGTGGCGGATCGGATACCTCGGCCGTGGCCGTGGCCGCCGCGATCGGCGCGGACCGCTGCGACATCTATACCGACGTGGACGGGGTCTATACCACCGATCCGCGCATCGTGGCCAAGGCGCGCAAGCTCAAGGCCGTGACCTACGAGGAAATGCTGGAGCTGGCCTCGGTCGGTTCCAAGGTCCTGCAAACCCGTTCGGTTTCGCTCGCCATGAAGGAAGGCGTGCGGGTGCAGGTGTTGTCATCCTTCATCGACGACGATGCCCCGGCGGCGGACACGATCCCCGGCACGATGATCGTCGCGGACGAGGAACTGGAAGGGTACGAAATGGAACGCCAGCTGATCACCGGCATCGCTGCCGACAAGAACGAAGCCAAGATCACGCTCACGCGGATCGCAGACCGCCCCGGCGCCGTCGCGTCGATCTTCGCGCCGCTGGCCGAAGCGAACATCAACGTCGACATGATCATCCAGAACGTCGCCAAGGACAAGGGCGAGACGGATGTGACCTTCACCTGCCCCCAGGCCGACCTCGCGCGCACGCAGGCGCTGCTCGAAGAGTGCAAGGAGCAGATCGGCTGGTATCGCATGATCGCCGACAGCAAGGTCGCCAAGGTCTCGGTCGTGGGCGTGGGCATGCGCGCCCACGCGGGCGTCGCCAGCACGATGTTCAAGTCGCTGGCCGATCGCGGGATCAACATCCAGGCGATCTCGACCAGCGAGATCAAGGTCTCGGTGCTGATCGATTCGGACGAAGTCGAACTGGCCGTCCGCGTGCTGCACAGCGCCTACGGGCTCGACGCGCAGTAA
- a CDS encoding metalloregulator ArsR/SmtB family transcription factor, translating into MTLLESLRALADPTRLRIMRLLASMELAVGELAQVLGQSQPRVSRHVKILCDAGLADRRREGGWVFLRAAIAEAPTRRVNTTGLGTALARVLAAAEAEDAEFAAQVREDRQHLDAIRTAREASAADYFARHADQWDRLRSLHIAEGPVEAALVDLLDQANPQGPGHLLDVGTGTGRMAQLLAPRASHVSALDKSPEMLRLARTRLQDMPAGRVDLVQGDFLALPFAAGTFDTVLFHQVLHYALAPEAVLAEAARVTAPGGCIAVVDFASHEREDLRLAHAHARLGFSDAQMAKLLGDAGFEPLAERALAGHELIVKLWTARRRAEGPIPAIGSAAIQTSPLPAFTKS; encoded by the coding sequence ATGACCCTTCTCGAATCCTTGCGTGCCCTTGCGGACCCGACGCGCCTGCGGATCATGCGGCTTCTGGCCAGCATGGAGCTGGCCGTGGGTGAACTGGCGCAAGTGCTCGGGCAGAGCCAGCCGCGTGTTTCGCGCCACGTCAAGATCCTGTGCGATGCCGGGCTGGCCGATCGCCGCCGCGAGGGGGGCTGGGTCTTCCTGCGCGCGGCCATTGCCGAGGCGCCCACGCGCCGGGTGAATACGACGGGCCTTGGCACCGCGCTTGCCCGCGTGCTGGCCGCTGCCGAAGCCGAGGACGCGGAATTCGCCGCGCAAGTGCGCGAGGACCGCCAGCATCTCGACGCCATCCGCACCGCCCGCGAGGCCAGCGCGGCGGACTATTTCGCGCGCCATGCCGATCAATGGGACCGCTTGCGCAGCCTCCACATCGCCGAAGGGCCGGTCGAGGCCGCGCTGGTCGACCTGCTCGATCAGGCCAATCCGCAGGGACCGGGCCACCTGCTCGATGTCGGCACCGGCACGGGCCGCATGGCGCAATTGCTGGCCCCGCGTGCCAGCCATGTCAGCGCGCTCGACAAGAGCCCGGAAATGCTGCGCCTTGCCCGCACCCGCTTGCAGGACATGCCCGCAGGCCGGGTCGATCTGGTCCAGGGCGATTTCCTTGCACTGCCGTTTGCGGCGGGCACGTTCGACACCGTGCTGTTCCATCAGGTGCTTCACTATGCCCTCGCGCCCGAAGCCGTGCTGGCCGAGGCCGCACGCGTGACCGCGCCGGGCGGCTGCATCGCGGTGGTCGATTTCGCCAGCCACGAGCGCGAGGACTTGCGCCTTGCCCATGCCCATGCGCGCCTCGGCTTTTCCGACGCGCAGATGGCCAAGCTGCTGGGCGACGCCGGGTTCGAGCCTTTGGCCGAACGCGCGCTCGCCGGACATGAACTGATCGTCAAGCTGTGGACCGCGCGCCGCCGTGCCGAAGGCCCCATTCCGGCCATCGGCAGCGCCGCCATCCAGACCAGCCCCTTACCCGCTTTCACCAAGAGCTGA
- a CDS encoding cation diffusion facilitator family transporter: MSADHHHHHDHHHGHDHHHHHGPGHSHAPASFGKAFAVGIVLNTAFVVIEAGYGIAVGSMALVADAGHNLSDVLSLFIAWGASVLVTRPPRGRFTYGFKSSSILAALGNAALLMVALGAILVESLRRLWQPEAVAPGPVMVVAGIGIVINICTALLFMRGSEHDLNVRGAYLHMMADAGVSAGVVVAGLLIAATGWTWIDPVTSLIIVAVIAVGTWGLARDSLKLGLQAVPPGIDLDAVAQHLGALPGVAKVHDLHVWPMSTTETALTAHLIMPGGSPGDAFLATLAQGLEEAFDIGHATIQIETDDCGGCTLDV; encoded by the coding sequence ATGTCAGCCGACCACCATCACCACCATGACCATCATCATGGCCACGACCATCACCACCATCACGGCCCCGGCCACAGCCATGCCCCGGCCAGTTTCGGCAAGGCCTTCGCGGTGGGGATCGTGCTCAACACGGCCTTTGTCGTCATCGAGGCGGGCTATGGCATCGCCGTCGGGTCGATGGCGCTGGTGGCCGATGCCGGGCACAACCTGTCGGACGTGCTCAGCCTGTTCATCGCCTGGGGCGCCTCGGTGCTGGTCACGCGGCCGCCGCGCGGGCGGTTTACCTATGGCTTCAAGTCCAGCTCGATTCTGGCCGCGCTGGGCAATGCCGCGCTGCTGATGGTGGCGCTGGGGGCCATTCTGGTCGAGAGCCTGCGGCGGCTGTGGCAGCCCGAGGCGGTCGCGCCCGGCCCGGTGATGGTTGTCGCGGGTATCGGCATCGTCATCAACATCTGCACCGCGCTGCTGTTCATGCGCGGGAGCGAGCACGATCTCAACGTGCGCGGCGCCTATCTGCACATGATGGCCGATGCCGGGGTTTCGGCGGGCGTGGTCGTGGCCGGACTGCTGATCGCGGCGACGGGCTGGACGTGGATCGACCCGGTGACGAGCCTGATCATCGTGGCGGTGATCGCGGTCGGCACATGGGGGCTGGCGCGCGATTCGCTCAAGCTGGGGCTTCAGGCGGTGCCGCCGGGGATCGATCTCGACGCGGTGGCGCAGCATCTGGGCGCCTTGCCGGGCGTTGCCAAAGTCCACGACCTGCACGTCTGGCCGATGAGCACGACCGAAACGGCCTTGACCGCGCACCTGATCATGCCGGGCGGCAGCCCCGGCGATGCGTTTCTGGCCACTCTGGCGCAAGGGCTGGAAGAGGCCTTCGACATCGGCCACGCGACCATCCAGATCGAGACCGACGATTGCGGGGGATGCACGCTCGACGTGTGA
- a CDS encoding antibiotic biosynthesis monooxygenase family protein, with protein MYLVVFRNRKRAGLDAQAYQTDAAAMETLARAQPGFLAFKSYVADDGEVIALSEWDSEEAALGWRRQADHAQVQARGREAYYESYSLFAGTPSRVHHFKRTTP; from the coding sequence ATGTACCTCGTCGTCTTCCGCAACCGCAAACGCGCAGGGCTCGATGCGCAGGCCTATCAAACCGATGCCGCGGCGATGGAAACGCTCGCCCGCGCGCAGCCGGGCTTCCTTGCGTTCAAGTCCTACGTGGCCGACGATGGCGAGGTGATCGCCCTGTCCGAATGGGACAGCGAGGAGGCCGCGCTCGGCTGGCGCCGTCAGGCCGACCATGCGCAAGTCCAGGCCCGCGGGCGCGAGGCCTATTACGAGAGCTATTCCCTGTTTGCCGGAACCCCCAGCCGGGTCCACCACTTCAAGAGAACCACCCCATGA
- the fumC gene encoding class II fumarate hydratase yields MTTRIESDSIGTIAVPAQAYWGAQTQRSLENFPFGPNERMPIGIIHALALIKQAAARVNRTHDLAPGVADAIEHAAAEVAAGHHDDQFPLVIWQTGSGTQTNMNVNEVIAGRANECLSGTRGGRSPVHPNDDVNRSQSSNDSFPTALHVAAVVALNRDLLPALDLLTNALDTAAREWAGIVKIGRTHLQDATPLTLGQEFSAYVQQLRDAKVRLRHAEEHLLRLAQGGTAVGTGLNTPPSFATEMAAQLAELTGHAFVPAPNPFEALASNDALVQFSATLATLAVALTKIANDIRLLGSGPRSGLGELDLPANEPGSSIMPGKVNPTQCEMLTMVAAQVIGNHQAVTLGGLQGHLELNVFKPMIGAAVLRSVHLLSVGMESFAERCVEGIEPNTRRIAELVDRSLMLVTALAPAIGYDAAARIAKHAHASGTTLREAGLALGLVDEATFDRLVRPQDMV; encoded by the coding sequence ATGACCACCCGCATCGAAAGCGACAGCATCGGCACCATCGCCGTTCCCGCGCAGGCCTATTGGGGCGCACAGACCCAGCGTTCGCTCGAAAACTTCCCGTTCGGGCCCAATGAACGCATGCCCATCGGCATCATCCACGCCCTCGCGCTGATCAAGCAGGCCGCCGCCCGCGTCAACCGCACCCACGACCTGGCCCCCGGCGTGGCCGACGCCATCGAACACGCCGCCGCCGAAGTGGCCGCCGGGCACCACGACGACCAGTTCCCGCTGGTCATCTGGCAGACCGGCAGCGGCACGCAGACCAACATGAACGTCAACGAGGTGATCGCCGGACGCGCCAACGAATGCCTTTCGGGCACGCGCGGTGGCCGCAGCCCGGTCCACCCCAACGATGATGTCAACCGCAGCCAGTCCTCGAACGACAGCTTCCCCACCGCGCTCCATGTCGCCGCCGTCGTCGCGCTCAACCGCGACCTGCTCCCCGCGCTCGACCTGCTGACCAATGCGCTCGACACCGCCGCGCGCGAATGGGCCGGGATCGTCAAGATCGGGCGCACCCATTTGCAGGATGCCACCCCGCTCACGCTGGGGCAGGAATTTTCCGCCTACGTCCAGCAGTTGCGCGATGCCAAAGTGCGCCTGCGCCATGCCGAGGAGCATCTGCTGCGTCTGGCCCAGGGCGGAACGGCGGTCGGCACCGGGCTCAACACCCCGCCCAGCTTTGCCACGGAGATGGCCGCGCAACTGGCCGAACTGACCGGCCATGCCTTCGTGCCCGCCCCCAACCCGTTCGAGGCGCTGGCCAGCAACGACGCGCTGGTGCAGTTTTCGGCGACACTGGCCACGCTGGCGGTGGCCCTCACCAAGATCGCCAACGACATCCGCCTGCTCGGCTCTGGCCCGCGCTCGGGGCTGGGCGAGCTGGACCTGCCCGCCAACGAGCCGGGCAGCTCGATCATGCCGGGCAAGGTCAACCCGACCCAGTGCGAGATGCTCACGATGGTCGCCGCGCAAGTGATCGGCAACCATCAGGCGGTGACGCTGGGCGGCCTTCAGGGGCACCTCGAACTCAATGTGTTCAAGCCGATGATCGGAGCCGCCGTGCTGCGTTCGGTTCACCTGCTGAGCGTGGGCATGGAAAGCTTTGCCGAACGCTGTGTCGAGGGGATCGAGCCCAACACCCGCCGCATTGCCGAACTGGTCGACCGCTCGCTGATGCTGGTGACCGCGCTCGCCCCGGCGATCGGCTATGATGCGGCCGCGCGCATCGCCAAGCATGCCCATGCCTCGGGCACGACCCTGCGCGAGGCGGGGCTGGCGCTCGGCCTTGTCGACGAGGCGACCTTCGACCGCCTTGTGCGCCCGCAGGACATGGTCTGA
- the ubiG gene encoding bifunctional 2-polyprenyl-6-hydroxyphenol methylase/3-demethylubiquinol 3-O-methyltransferase UbiG: protein MSNATTLNTPTIRPEEAAHFGKLAADWWDPKGQSAMLHKLNPVRLAFVRAAIDAHFDTDPNGIKPLAGKRALDVGCGAGLLAEPLCRLGAAMTAVDAAAENIAAARAHAQGAGLAIDYRHGEVGALGLSGFDLVTSMEVIEHVADKAAFLRALAGTLGEGGLMVLSTPNRTPASRLLMVEGAERLGLVPRGTHHWDDFVTPLELHDLLAAQGLKMGNPKGIAWSPRKGLHLSDDLALNYIVTVTRD, encoded by the coding sequence ATGAGCAATGCAACAACCTTGAACACCCCCACGATCCGCCCCGAGGAAGCCGCCCACTTCGGCAAGCTGGCTGCCGACTGGTGGGACCCCAAGGGGCAGTCGGCCATGCTGCACAAGCTGAACCCGGTGCGCCTCGCCTTCGTGCGCGCCGCGATCGACGCCCATTTCGATACCGACCCCAACGGGATCAAGCCTCTGGCAGGCAAGCGCGCGCTCGACGTGGGCTGCGGCGCGGGCCTTCTGGCCGAGCCGTTGTGCCGTCTGGGCGCGGCGATGACGGCGGTCGATGCGGCGGCGGAAAACATCGCGGCGGCGCGCGCCCATGCGCAAGGAGCAGGGTTGGCGATCGACTATCGCCATGGCGAAGTGGGCGCGCTGGGCCTTTCGGGCTTCGATCTGGTCACCTCGATGGAGGTGATCGAGCATGTCGCCGACAAGGCCGCGTTCCTGCGCGCATTGGCCGGGACGCTGGGCGAGGGCGGGCTGATGGTGCTTTCCACCCCCAACCGCACCCCGGCCTCGCGCCTGCTGATGGTCGAGGGGGCCGAGCGTCTGGGGCTGGTGCCGCGCGGCACGCACCACTGGGACGATTTCGTCACCCCGCTCGAACTGCACGACCTGCTGGCCGCGCAGGGCCTGAAAATGGGCAACCCCAAGGGCATCGCGTGGAGCCCGCGCAAGGGGCTTCACCTGTCGGACGACCTCGCGCTCAACTACATCGTGACCGTTACGCGGGATTGA
- the aroC gene encoding chorismate synthase: protein MSINSFGHLFRFTTWGESHGPALGAVVDGCPPGLAIDEGMIQPFLDARRPGQSRFTTQRNEPDQVKILSGVFEGRTTGTPISLMIENTDQRSKDYSEVAKAYRPGHADYAYDAKYGFRDYRGGGRSSARETAARVAAGGVARLVIPEVTILAWVSAIGGDAIDPARFDAAEITRNPFFCPDASAAARWEELVDKARKAGSSLGAVVECVATGVPAGWGAPLYAKLDAELAHAMMGINAVKGVEIGDGFAAAANTGEGNADPMRPAPEGADAGPLFLANHAGGIAGGISTGQPVSVRVAFKPTSSILTPMPTITREGEATDLFTKGRHDPCVGIRGVPVVEAMMALVLADQKLLQRGQCGAGRGTGQG, encoded by the coding sequence ATGAGCATCAATTCCTTCGGACACCTGTTCCGCTTCACCACCTGGGGGGAAAGCCATGGGCCGGCGCTGGGCGCCGTGGTGGACGGCTGCCCGCCGGGGCTGGCCATCGATGAAGGCATGATCCAGCCCTTTCTCGACGCGCGCCGTCCGGGCCAGTCGCGCTTCACCACCCAGCGCAACGAACCCGATCAGGTGAAGATCCTCTCGGGCGTGTTCGAGGGGCGCACCACCGGCACCCCGATCAGCCTGATGATCGAGAACACCGACCAGCGCTCGAAGGACTATTCCGAGGTCGCCAAGGCCTATCGCCCCGGCCATGCCGACTATGCCTATGACGCCAAGTACGGCTTCCGCGACTATCGCGGCGGCGGGCGGTCTTCTGCGCGCGAGACGGCGGCGCGTGTGGCGGCGGGCGGCGTGGCGCGGCTGGTCATCCCCGAAGTGACGATCCTGGCCTGGGTCAGCGCGATCGGCGGCGATGCCATCGACCCGGCCCGGTTCGACGCGGCGGAAATCACCCGCAACCCGTTCTTCTGCCCCGACGCCAGCGCGGCGGCGCGCTGGGAGGAACTGGTCGACAAGGCGCGCAAGGCGGGGTCTTCGCTGGGCGCGGTGGTCGAATGCGTGGCCACCGGGGTTCCGGCGGGCTGGGGCGCGCCGCTCTATGCCAAGCTCGACGCCGAACTGGCCCATGCGATGATGGGCATCAACGCGGTCAAGGGCGTGGAAATCGGCGACGGCTTTGCCGCGGCGGCCAACACTGGCGAAGGCAATGCCGACCCGATGCGCCCGGCGCCCGAAGGCGCTGATGCCGGGCCGCTGTTCCTCGCCAACCATGCAGGCGGGATCGCCGGGGGCATCTCGACCGGCCAGCCGGTGAGCGTGCGCGTGGCCTTCAAGCCGACCTCCTCGATCCTGACGCCGATGCCCACGATCACCCGCGAGGGCGAGGCGACGGACCTGTTCACCAAGGGCCGCCACGATCCTTGCGTGGGCATTCGCGGGGTGCCCGTCGTCGAGGCGATGATGGCGCTGGTTCTGGCCGACCAGAAGTTGCTCCAGCGCGGCCAATGCGGCGCGGGACGCGGAACCGGGCAGGGCTGA
- a CDS encoding arsenate reductase: MSLTLYGIPNCDTVKKARVWLDGKGLAYTFHDYKKQGADAAQVARWVEQAGLDKVLNKAGTTFRKLADADKADLAADLTGEKAVALMVAQPSLIKRPIVEYPGGLVVGFKPAEWETVFNPA, encoded by the coding sequence ATGAGCCTGACCCTCTACGGCATCCCCAACTGCGACACCGTGAAGAAGGCGCGTGTCTGGCTCGACGGGAAAGGCCTCGCCTACACGTTCCACGACTACAAGAAGCAGGGCGCCGATGCCGCGCAAGTGGCCCGCTGGGTGGAGCAGGCGGGGCTCGACAAAGTGCTCAACAAGGCGGGCACCACGTTCCGCAAGCTGGCCGACGCGGATAAGGCCGACCTTGCGGCGGATCTCACGGGCGAAAAGGCCGTCGCGCTGATGGTCGCCCAGCCCTCGCTGATCAAGCGGCCCATCGTCGAATATCCCGGCGGGCTTGTCGTCGGTTTCAAGCCCGCCGAGTGGGAAACGGTCTTCAATCCCGCGTAA